The following is a genomic window from Streptomyces lincolnensis.
ACTGCACAAGCTCGCGGACATGGGCGAGCACTGGGAGCACACCACCGGGCTGCCGATCCCGCTGGGCGCGATCATCGCCAAGCGTGCGCTGGGCGCGGGGACCCTGACCCTGCTGGCCGATTCCATTCGTACGTCCGTCCGCGCGGCCTGGGACGACCCCGAGGCGTCCCGTGCGTACGTCATGGAACACGCCCAGGAAATGGATCCGTCCGTCGCCGACCAGCACATCGGTCTGTACGTCAACGAGTTCACCGCCGACCTCCGCGAGGACGGCTATGCGGCGGTCCGCGGGTTGCTCACCCGTGCCGCGGCCGAGGGACTGGTACCGCCCCTCGGCCCGGACGCGTTGGAATTTCCGTAAAGCGCGGTTATACGTCGAGTTGGTCGGCGACCGCGCGCAGCAGGCCGGCGATCTTCCCGCCGGCGGCCTTGTCGGGGTAGCGGCCCCGCTCCAGCATCGGCGTGATGTTCTCCAGCAGAGTCGTCAAGTCCTGGACGATGGAGGCGAGTTCGTCCGGTTTCTTGCGGGTGGCGGCCGCCACCGACGGTGTCGGATCGAGGATGGTGACGGAAAGTGCCTGGTCACCGCGCTGGCCGGCGACCACTCCGAACTCCACTCGCTGCCCCGGCTTGAGTGTCTCGACTCCGGCGGGGAGGACCGAGGAATGCACGAAGACGTCACCGCCGTCGTCGCGG
Proteins encoded in this region:
- a CDS encoding cold-shock protein, which codes for MPTGKVKWFNSEKGFGFLSRDDGGDVFVHSSVLPAGVETLKPGQRVEFGVVAGQRGDQALSVTILDPTPSVAAATRKKPDELASIVQDLTTLLENITPMLERGRYPDKAAGGKIAGLLRAVADQLDV